The Apis cerana isolate GH-2021 linkage group LG10, AcerK_1.0, whole genome shotgun sequence DNA window ttaaaaaattactgatatatacatactagtaaatatatctttcaatataaatttaaaataaattttcatatatactaatattaaagAACATACCACGATCCAATTTAATGCCTTGATCAAATTTGCTAAATAAACGATATCTTTTTaaccaatattttattaaagttttatcatTATCTATTTCTATTGGAAggcttatatttcttttagattgtttctttcgttttttctttaaggttttttttatactatcttCATctgataatttcatattttgtatttcgttGTTACTATGATTTTCATCTATATccatatcgatatttaatgcATCAAAGTTTTCATTATCTTGTTCAGGAAAATGATCTTCTGATACACACTTTGTAGAATCACTCGTTTCATCTTGatcaaagtatatattatcatttttgataCTTTGAAAAACATCATTCTGATTATCAAATATGTTTAATGTATCATGAACATcatcaaattgttttttatctgCTCCTGAATCTATTGAACTTGTGCTTGGTTTACTAAATACAAATCGTTttgtttgcaattttttcttaagacTACGATCACATTCATCATCAGAACTTGATGTAAATTGTGCTGTGTAGGAACCTTTTTCAGAGGGTTGTGATTCTGTTATTGCTGATGGCAAAACAGgacaatatgataaataatgtttcacctgtaaaataaaataaaaaataaagtctaTCTATATGTTTTtgctttatgaaaaattttatttactttgtcTATAGTGTTAGTAATTTCCACTCCATTATCATCAAAGTATATATGCTTATTTGCTGGCTTGgatctataatatttcatttttaattgtctATTTTGTaacctaatatttttttttctatatactaCTTCTCCTTGGAAATTTGATTGCTCGTAATTTTCGTTGAAAGTATATCCCATCAATGAAAATGCTTTTTTTACCGATTCTAAACCTTCTCCTGTCTCCTCATATTCAGCTTCatgactaaaaaaaaatactcataaatattacattaatattattgtattgaaaaattaaaaacaatttataacgcgacacacacacacacacacacacacacacacacacacacacacacacacacacattataccttcgttttaatattataggtTTATCTTCGTTAGGATCATCTCCATCTCCTccattagaatatatttttttaatactattattatcattagaaataattgtgctattttcattttgtacGACTAaagtttgattaatttcttgtTCAACTTCTTGTGAACATtccatttcattaattttttcatttttatctgcATTAGGTTCATTTTCTATTgattttactattaaattttgaataagcaTTCCCACTGATTCCATAattaatcgtttcttttttgttttttcttttttagcataagaaaaatttttattagatacatttttactttcagaaattttattagaagtatctatttctttttgtgtAAAGTCTTGATCTATACTTTCATCACTTTCTTGTTCTTTCATATCTATATCATTATGTTcctgattataattttgatcacTCATAATCTCAGATTGCTcccttttgtatttttctataaataatttataatgattttgatactctatttggaaattttctttccataAATGTTGCCAATACTTATCAGTATCTTCTGAAGCATATTCTTGATCAGAACTCGTATTTGTTATATTGCTTTCAATGGAACTTGTTACAGAACTGATGAGACTAGATGAATTTGTAGAAATGGAGTCACAACTAGAACTAGTAAGAGTCATTTTTGTAACATTTGTCATAGAATCTGATGTTGCATTTGTCTTTGCTATTGACTCATTAATAGAATCACATCTTGTTAAAAGTCTTTCATCTTCTGCATTAGATTGCTGGTTATAACTTTCTTCCATACTAAATGGACTTAATGGATTCCAACCATCTCCAGTTTCTGGTgatgtttcaaaatttgttaatttttttctattatcttcTGCATCTTTATCACTTACTTCTTGTTTACTTACATCatcaaacgaaaaattaatactataagtatcttttgcttttatttcattgtcatcaatattattagttttgcTAAATATTCCTTCAAAATTTGAGCGATCAAGTTCACAATTTCTATGTGCTTGACTAGGAAAACATGTATTttgttctgaaaatttttcaatagcttctttcatttctaatttttcgtcACTTATTAAATGTACATTTTGTTGTAAATATTCTGGATTTATATAATCTGCATATTTTCTAATCCAAGTTGTCCAAATTATGCGTTCACCATTTTCAGACCAATATTTTTCCCATGCAATATCCATTATACTCTTAGTTTTAGAGTACATAGAATAATATGGATAATCACGAGATTTATGGTTACACTTGTATTTAAGTGTAACATCTTCTTTATAAGATTGTGATGTACCATCAttcaaagaaacatttttaaatatattatgtatctcAAAATCTTTGTCTTCTAAATTACATAATGGATTTTCTacatgaaattcattttcattacaaaTGGATGGATCATAACTTAAAACTTCGATACTATTTGTAAGATGATCTGATGAgtgaatgtttattattttagattcaaattttaagtCTTTATCTTCTTGGTGCTGTACAAATATATTCACTTTATCAAATTCATCTTCCAGTTCAGTCTCTGTAGTTTGAAAAGTCTTTCCATATGATGCCAATAAGTTTTGTATGCTTTTAGCCTCGTGTTGATCATGATATTCAGATAGGTCTGCACCTGAATCTGATTGATGCAGACCCAGTTTTTGCGTGAGGGAATGTGCAGTAGGACGATGAGCCGAATCACGAACAGAGTCATGTTCATCTGTGGAATAATTGTTGTCTGTGTGTGATGCACTGCAGTAACAGCTCACTGGTTCTTCCTAATtttaaggaagaaaaaatatgctttcgttcaaatattattcaatacaaaaatttgatacatatatCAAGTTACACTGGATTAACtgaaaataacttataataaataaaataaaacaaaaacattCTTACATCATGTTTTTCAATAGATTGTGTTTCTATTATAGACCTTTTATGAAGGTCTAACATTTCTTCAACACAATCACCTTCAACATCTTCATCTTCACTACCATCCTCTAGAGCAAGGACTGTATAAACTTCtggatttctaaaaataaaataaaattcgttaataaaaatctacatattatattattcttgtattatatttatcttataaaaaataaagaaaattcaattaatataaaaatattatatgattatttcatGTGAtacaaattgtttattttcgattatacttatttcataaataaaaaaacaagcatttagaagttgaaaaattccttgtaaatatatttgttagaaaaataatattaccatGTTGTTAACAGAtgttgaataaagaaaaaattgaataaaattttcaaaaaatatattatgacctAGCTCGTATTTGAGTGGGTGTCAAGGTTAGGTCATGTGTCACACCACTGATCGATAAGCAAGTACTACCttcaattttccaagaaataatAAGTATGCTACGgctatagaatatagaaatgaaattgcgatatttgatcgaataaatgactcatatttttgaaagtgtATTTACCGAATAAATACTCTGCTGCAAAgacaataaatgtaattatcagAGTCAGAAGACTCTGCTTGTTTTGCGATGTACACTTCGGCTAAAGGTTCCCAAAAACGGTCACTCATGCCGACAGAAGTATTTAATTGACTACTTGCTCGTGAATCGTCACAACACCCACATGTCTCAcgctcaaatttttataactccCCCGTGTAAAAACAATCCGCCATTTCTTGAA harbors:
- the LOC108001181 gene encoding trimethylguanosine synthase isoform X1, with the translated sequence MSDRFWEPLAEVYIAKQAESSDSDNYIYCLCSRVFIRNPEVYTVLALEDGSEDEDVEGDCVEEMLDLHKRSIIETQSIEKHDEEPVSCYCSASHTDNNYSTDEHDSVRDSAHRPTAHSLTQKLGLHQSDSGADLSEYHDQHEAKSIQNLLASYGKTFQTTETELEDEFDKVNIFVQHQEDKDLKFESKIINIHSSDHLTNSIEVLSYDPSICNENEFHVENPLCNLEDKDFEIHNIFKNVSLNDGTSQSYKEDVTLKYKCNHKSRDYPYYSMYSKTKSIMDIAWEKYWSENGERIIWTTWIRKYADYINPEYLQQNVHLISDEKLEMKEAIEKFSEQNTCFPSQAHRNCELDRSNFEGIFSKTNNIDDNEIKAKDTYSINFSFDDVSKQEVSDKDAEDNRKKLTNFETSPETGDGWNPLSPFSMEESYNQQSNAEDERLLTRCDSINESIAKTNATSDSMTNVTKMTLTSSSCDSISTNSSSLISSVTSSIESNITNTSSDQEYASEDTDKYWQHLWKENFQIEYQNHYKLFIEKYKREQSEIMSDQNYNQEHNDIDMKEQESDESIDQDFTQKEIDTSNKISESKNVSNKNFSYAKKEKTKKKRLIMESVGMLIQNLIVKSIENEPNADKNEKINEMECSQEVEQEINQTLVVQNENSTIISNDNNSIKKIYSNGGDGDDPNEDKPIILKRSHEAEYEETGEGLESVKKAFSLMGYTFNENYEQSNFQGEVVYRKKNIRLQNRQLKMKYYRSKPANKHIYFDDNGVEITNTIDKVKHYLSYCPVLPSAITESQPSEKGSYTAQFTSSSDDECDRSLKKKLQTKRFVFSKPSTSSIDSGADKKQFDDVHDTLNIFDNQNDVFQSIKNDNIYFDQDETSDSTKCVSEDHFPEQDNENFDALNIDMDIDENHSNNEIQNMKLSDEDSIKKTLKKKRKKQSKRNISLPIEIDNDKTLIKYWLKRYRLFSKFDQGIKLDRESWFSVTPEKIAEHIAERCKCDTIIDAFCGAGGNAIQFAFTCERVLAIDIDPVKIELARNNARIYGVDDRIEFIVGDFFTLASKLIADVVFLSPPWGGPGYAKNETFDLNNIMHPIGGENLFNIARKITDHVAYFLPRNVDTMQLAMLAGVGGGVEVEQNFLDKKLIALTAYYGELPRDC
- the LOC108001181 gene encoding trimethylguanosine synthase isoform X2 — protein: MLDLHKRSIIETQSIEKHDEEPVSCYCSASHTDNNYSTDEHDSVRDSAHRPTAHSLTQKLGLHQSDSGADLSEYHDQHEAKSIQNLLASYGKTFQTTETELEDEFDKVNIFVQHQEDKDLKFESKIINIHSSDHLTNSIEVLSYDPSICNENEFHVENPLCNLEDKDFEIHNIFKNVSLNDGTSQSYKEDVTLKYKCNHKSRDYPYYSMYSKTKSIMDIAWEKYWSENGERIIWTTWIRKYADYINPEYLQQNVHLISDEKLEMKEAIEKFSEQNTCFPSQAHRNCELDRSNFEGIFSKTNNIDDNEIKAKDTYSINFSFDDVSKQEVSDKDAEDNRKKLTNFETSPETGDGWNPLSPFSMEESYNQQSNAEDERLLTRCDSINESIAKTNATSDSMTNVTKMTLTSSSCDSISTNSSSLISSVTSSIESNITNTSSDQEYASEDTDKYWQHLWKENFQIEYQNHYKLFIEKYKREQSEIMSDQNYNQEHNDIDMKEQESDESIDQDFTQKEIDTSNKISESKNVSNKNFSYAKKEKTKKKRLIMESVGMLIQNLIVKSIENEPNADKNEKINEMECSQEVEQEINQTLVVQNENSTIISNDNNSIKKIYSNGGDGDDPNEDKPIILKRSHEAEYEETGEGLESVKKAFSLMGYTFNENYEQSNFQGEVVYRKKNIRLQNRQLKMKYYRSKPANKHIYFDDNGVEITNTIDKVKHYLSYCPVLPSAITESQPSEKGSYTAQFTSSSDDECDRSLKKKLQTKRFVFSKPSTSSIDSGADKKQFDDVHDTLNIFDNQNDVFQSIKNDNIYFDQDETSDSTKCVSEDHFPEQDNENFDALNIDMDIDENHSNNEIQNMKLSDEDSIKKTLKKKRKKQSKRNISLPIEIDNDKTLIKYWLKRYRLFSKFDQGIKLDRESWFSVTPEKIAEHIAERCKCDTIIDAFCGAGGNAIQFAFTCERVLAIDIDPVKIELARNNARIYGVDDRIEFIVGDFFTLASKLIADVVFLSPPWGGPGYAKNETFDLNNIMHPIGGENLFNIARKITDHVAYFLPRNVDTMQLAMLAGVGGGVEVEQNFLDKKLIALTAYYGELPRDC